Proteins found in one Triticum aestivum cultivar Chinese Spring chromosome 4D, IWGSC CS RefSeq v2.1, whole genome shotgun sequence genomic segment:
- the LOC123097677 gene encoding uncharacterized protein, with product MCGGRRRRRGGSDATAGEPGGWGFCAPALAVVALAAAAAVAFLEGTAGGVAYAGDGWFHECAKWDAEGGRFLVSTFFGAGVAEVRVGAGEEEALAERVVVADPDVAGRVALGLVVDAPRRRILVAYADRPPSFGYAAVGAYDLRSGRRLFLARLDGPGESSFADDVASDDDGNVYVTDILGNKIWKVNPDGEPLSVFKNATFRQRPGTMDNLIGLNGIVYHPNGYLIVVHTSGGDLFKVDPKTGAVSVVRVRGSLKSGDGLELISPTKLAVAGKPSRLVESSDDWETASVTGRYVGPVHRIGSSATVKDGDVYVNHIVGFGLGRKKTHVLAKAVFAPL from the exons ATGTGCGGTGGCAGACGGCGCCGTCGCGGCGGCTCTGACGCGACGGCAGGAGAGCCCGGCGGGTGGGGGTTCTGCGCGCCAGCGCTCGCCGTCGTGGCCCTGGCGGCCGCCGCGGCGGTCGCGTTCCTGGAGGGCACCGCCGGCGGCGTCGCCTACGCGGGCGACGGGTGGTTCCACGAGTGCGCCAAGTGGGACGCCGAAGGCGGGAGGTTCCTGGTGTCCACCTTCTTCGGCGCCGGCGTGGCCGAGGTGCGCGTCGGGGCGGGGGAAGAGGAGGCCCTGGCTGAGCGGGTCGTGGTGGCGGACCCCGACGTGGCCGGGAGGGTGGCGCTGGGGCTCGTCGTGGACGCGCCCAGGCGGCGGATCCTCGTGGCCTACGCCGACCGGCCTCCGAGCTTCGGGTACGCCGCCGTGGGCGCGTACGATCTTCGCTCGGGGCGCCGCCTCTTCCTCGCCCGGCTCGACGGACCAG GCGAGTCCTCGTTCGCCGACGACGTGGCCTCGGACGACGACGGCAACGTGTACGTGACCGACATCCTGGGCAACAAGATCTGGAAGGTGAACCCGGACGGCGAGCCGCTCTCTGTCTTCAAGAACGCCACCTTCAGGCAGCGGCCCGGGACGATGGACAACCTCATCGGCCTCAACGGCATCGTCTACCACCCCAACGGCTacctcatcgtcgtccacacctCCGGCGGCGACCTCTTCAAGGTGGACCCCAAGACGGGGGCCGTGAGCGTCGTCAGGGTGCGGGGCTCGCTCAAGAGCGGCGACGGGCTGGAGCTGATCTCGCCGACGAAGCTGGCCGTCGCTGGCAAGCCGAGCAGGCTGGTCGAGAGCTCCGACGACTGGGAGACCGCGAGCGTCACGGGACGGTATGTCGGGCCGGTGCACCGGattgggtcgtcggcgacggtgaagGACGGGGACGTGTACGTCAACCACATCGTCGGGTTCGGTCTCGGCAGGAAGAAGACGCACGTCCTCGCCAAGGCGGTGTTCGCGCCTTTGTAG